The genomic window AGTTTGCTTACGGTTTGTCCAATATTATAAAGATACTTTTTTATTTCATCAACATTATTAGTATTAGCTAAACTTCTTAAACAAGCAAGATGATTGTTCATATCATGCTTTATTCCCCTTATACCATCATAAAGTCCTTCAATATTTTTACTATACTTAAGCTGTAATTTAAACTGTTGTTCCATAAGCATACTCTTTTCACCTTCAAGCATTTTTTTAAATGTGTAGGCTATAATTAATATTGATATTAACAAGGTAGCACTTATAAAAGGTATTAAATAATAAATCCTAGGGAAAACATAATGGAAATAGTATTTTTTATCATCAATTCTAATTACTTGGATAGTATAAAGAACAAATGACAAACCATAAATTGCTATACAAGGAATAAGCAAATATAAGCTCTGATACATATTTACTGATTTTTCTTTTAGATTTAAAAAGTCGCAAATCTTTTTTAAAAATATAAATAATATTCCAAAACGTATAAGATCATTAATCGTGTTACTTATAAAACCAATAATCATATGTCCATTAAAAGACATATTGATATTATGTATAATAGGTATAATATCGAAATCTAAGGTTAGAAAAGTTAAATTAATAAGTAGTAATATTACATTTTCAAAAATGACAGCATAAAGTTTAATTATGAAATTCCCCTTACATAAAAAACATATAATTATTAATAAAATCACATCATATATAATTATTCTCAATGGTTTATATCCTATTATAGTAATATAAAAATCAATAACTACTAATAATAATGCACATAAACTAAACTTCCAAGGATTGCTCTTAAATCCTAAAAATCTTTTATAAAAATGATATCTAATTATATACAAAAAAGGTTGTGTTAAACATACTGATGCCCATTGGATAATTTTAAACATTTGTTCCTTTTCCATGTTTATTGTCCCTCATCTTTTAAATAATACATAAATTTCTTTGAAAAATCAGCTAACTTATATTTCGAAACATATATTTTTTCTGAGTTTGTCAAAGTTATAAATGTATTATCATAACTGGAGACATACTTCAAATTTACAATATAGCTTTTATGACATCTAAAAAAATTATATTCATAAAGTTCTTGCTCAATATCAGATATCTTATAGTAATATTCAATAACATCATAGATAGTATGTACTCTTATTTTTCTTCTCGCAGCTTCTATGTACATTATATCTTTAATAAAAATCTTAGTTGACTTACTAATTGTTTTAGCAATAATAAATTTCTCCTTCTTTTCAAACTGTTCCAAAGCTGAATATAAAACTTTTTTAAGTTTTTTTTCATCAATAGGCTTTAAAATATAATGAAAAGCCCTTACATCAAATGCATCAAATACATAGTCTTTAAGTCCTGTTATAAATATAATAATTGCTCTTTCATTTACCAATCTGATTTTTTTTGCTACTTCTATACCTGTGAGTTTATCCATTTTTATATCTAAAAAATATATATCAAAATTCCATGTGGATAACATTAATTGTTCACCATTGCTAAACTCAGTTATTTTATGTTGCTCATTATTTAAATTTAAAGCTTTGTCTATCATATGTACTATTTCTTGTCTTTGATTGTTTTCATCATCACAAACAGCTATTTTAAGCATAGGAATCACCTCACAAATAATTATAACATGTATTAAGCCTGTGGATAAGCATTCCACAGGCCTTAAAAGTACTCTATTAAAATTTTCTAAGCTGTAATATTTATTTTTCCATCATTGTGATCAGATTCGTCTTTCATATTGTCTTTATATTGCTTAATATTTTGTACTATTTTCTGTTGCTGTATCAATAATTTATCTGCATTTTGTGTATTTATGTTACTGCCAACTTCATTGCTTTGTATATTTTGATCAGTATCATTGTTACTTTGTGTATTTTTAGCGTTGTCATTTACCTCATTTAAGTTGCTAGATATATTTTCAGTAATTTTTTCAATATTATCATTTACTTTAGAAAGACGTTTCTTTTTTCTAACAGGATCAATTCCCCTTTGCTCATCTGTCTTTATTTCACTTTCTAAAACTCTTGCCTCTCCTGACATTATACTTTTTTGGGATGACAGTGCTTTAGCTTGCGATAGATTACTTGAAAGATTTAACATA from Clostridium sp. MB40-C1 includes these protein-coding regions:
- a CDS encoding LytTR family DNA-binding domain-containing protein, which produces MLKIAVCDDENNQRQEIVHMIDKALNLNNEQHKITEFSNGEQLMLSTWNFDIYFLDIKMDKLTGIEVAKKIRLVNERAIIIFITGLKDYVFDAFDVRAFHYILKPIDEKKLKKVLYSALEQFEKKEKFIIAKTISKSTKIFIKDIMYIEAARRKIRVHTIYDVIEYYYKISDIEQELYEYNFFRCHKSYIVNLKYVSSYDNTFITLTNSEKIYVSKYKLADFSKKFMYYLKDEGQ
- a CDS encoding sensor histidine kinase, with protein sequence MEKEQMFKIIQWASVCLTQPFLYIIRYHFYKRFLGFKSNPWKFSLCALLLVVIDFYITIIGYKPLRIIIYDVILLIIICFLCKGNFIIKLYAVIFENVILLLINLTFLTLDFDIIPIIHNINMSFNGHMIIGFISNTINDLIRFGILFIFLKKICDFLNLKEKSVNMYQSLYLLIPCIAIYGLSFVLYTIQVIRIDDKKYYFHYVFPRIYYLIPFISATLLISILIIAYTFKKMLEGEKSMLMEQQFKLQLKYSKNIEGLYDGIRGIKHDMNNHLACLRSLANTNNVDEIKKYLYNIGQTVSKLDFEIKTGNPISDSVINEKYNIAKANKIEFICDFMIPKEISVESIDLCVILSNVLDNAIEACLRITESNIYKLISIKSYIRNIYLIIEVYNTTTDKIQYDKNKIISIKTDKYNHGIGISNIKDVARKYNGVVDINEEQNKFTITIMLKIK